From the genome of Gigantopelta aegis isolate Gae_Host unplaced genomic scaffold, Gae_host_genome ctg4969_pilon_pilon, whole genome shotgun sequence:
gaCATTTGTTGCTAAACAAGTCTTTTGTTATTTGTGAACATTTGTCTGGGCCGTACATACGCCTAATATGGAGTCAGTAGTTAATGCAAGCTGTTTCTACTATATATGGAGACCACTTCATAGTTATTACTTGCTAGTAATGACAGTTTTGTGTTTTCTAATGgtgttgtatatataaatgtacttgtgttttattaatgttatttttgcCATGGAAACAAAGCAAGATTGCCAAACTTGTTTATGGAACTGGTTTGAATTGTTGTTAAAGTGAATTGAGTGTAGGAGAGGACCACTGGAGTCTCCAGGTGATTTCAGTTTATTAATACGTATGtacataattaacaaaaatggCTACCCACAGAGTAGGATGTTAGGAAATGTGGTTTTTGTGTTGGTGTTGtctttattttagtttaaaaggTAGGAGTAAGCAATGTGATGGCCTGCTTtttgattaataattatctaTACTAACAATGTCATtaagctgtgtgtgtgtatgagtatatgagtatgtgtgtatgagtgtatgAGTATGTGTGGATGAGTGTAGAGTATGTGCCTGCAGTGCAGtgtattgtataattatttggtTACTTAAGGAGTAGTCTACATTTTAATCAGTAGTTTTTGATAACGGGCTCtcattgctctctctctctctctctattcacACACACAGGAGGAAGCGGATAATGAATGAAGGACAAACTTGCTCGTGTACGACAACATTTTGGTTTCTAAAGGAAAGCCCACCACTATCAACCTAAGCCAACATCTCGTAAAATTACGCATACAAGCTACATCTCCTCCCTCTCATCTACTCCATTTAATGGCAAGAAAGACTCTGATGATGAAGTGAGAATGGTGAGGTAAGGGGCCACACTACATTTGATATATTCCTGTATAATcatttttagtaatatatataattatgacttTGAGTATTGATAAATTTAGAGCGTAGATTTGTATTTTAGACATTATGGTTTATCCTTcttcctccccctctctccccctcctcccTTTCTCTTCCCCTTCAGGATCCTGGACCCAATTATACTAAGTGAAGACAGTTTGGCACAGTTTAGTCGAATTGACTTAGATGCTGTGGTAAGTATCCTTTCTCCCTCCATTACATCTGTTTAGATATAACATACTGTAATAGATACTGTTATTAACTATCTATTATTACTTTGTTACTATATTCTCATTAATAACTTGTTAAATATGACGATATTTAGTTTCCACAATGATGGTATGTCTCCTTGTAATATTTATGTAGTAATGTTctgtggttagttgttaatgacaTATTAGAGTAGCGAGTAATTGATTGCTGTAATAGTGGGTCTGACATGGTGTTCTGCTAGTATGTGATCtctgaataataaatatagttgtCTTATTGACAGTATAGTTGTGTTATGTAAATAATGTGGTAGCTGGCTAGTTAAtgtgtaaataaattattaaataaacaagCTGATCAGTTGAGTAATGGTAGCTATTGATAACTATGGCACCGCCCCActttctctctgcctctctgtctctgtctctctgtctctctccgtctcccaatctctgtctctctctctgtctctctctctgtctgtctgtctctctctctactatTTAGAAACGTATGAATTGTTAGATTCCTCTGCACAACGTCAGAAAGCTTACCTGGTCATGGAAAGGGTTCTACAAACCGTCGTCTACCAGGTCATATTGCTATCTTGTTGGAGATGACTACTATGACAAGAGAAAGTCTTATGATCCTACTTCCCTCTTAAAGACTCCCACTTTTGAAGTAGAAAGGTCGTTCTAGAAGTAGAACACATGATGACAATGTCCTCTCTGAAGAACCTCCCATTTCACCAGAAGAGAAGGAGAAAAAACAGGTACGGTCCGCTCAATACAAGttttgaaacacacacacaacctatgacatcattatgatgTCATTGAGGGGTGTTCTTTATaccattgtttgtttattgttatgatCTTACcatatagtatttatttatttattactcgTTTGGACCAACTTTAATTCTAAAACAACACCAGACAGCcataacaagaaaatataatacattatataatataaatatatatatatatatatataaatatatataattataaatatactatatatatataataatatatataatataatatactatatataaatatatatagtatattatattaggttaTAAGTATCtagacaataaataataaagttattgttCACATATAAACCAGTTCTAATTGTTTGTAGTCTTTATTCTATTACATGTTTCTCTTTAACACATATATACCTTCATATAAATGGACATGTTATACACAGGTAATATGAACACGCTGTACAATAAATACAATGATTAAATTAATTGACTGTCAGATATAAACTCTGACAGTCAACacaacgcacgcacacatagaGTCTACtactatatacaatgtatatagtacatgtactatatacatggtatatagtacatgtactatatacaagtatatagtacatgtactatatacattgtatatagtacatgtattagttgttTTTTAAGGGCAAAGTAGTTGTCACTATTTTTATAGTGACTTCAGACCTTATTAGGGACTAATGGTACatgttacatgtaatatatgtacatttatatatgtacatttaatatatgtacattaattatattttaagtttTTGTTAGGTGTTATTACATTTTTCACATAACTACACTAACGCAATCATTATCtgatcattcatccattcagctaataattcatccatttattaaatttaatatctaTTCAACTAATAACGgtttcaattatttattaatcttaTTAACctgaaattaacatttaattaacctttaatatttttttttctataaaatttatttagatCATGCAGAAAGTTGGTGTTGCTCAAGTACTGCCCATTTCTGGATTAGCACAATATTTCGTAattaaaaaccccccaaactGTCTCGTAGTGCCAGTAGCGGTAGTAAAGATCGTGACACAACTCCTCAATTTAAAGCTAAACCCCCTAAAAGAAAAGTTTGGAACCCACGGGGTCACCTGATCTTCTTCGACTCAAAGTAGAAACTGGCTCTCTCTTTTCACCTCGTTCTTCTTTCAGActatttaaaaagaagaaaggacGATCAAGTAGAGAAGGTAGTATGGAAGACATCAGTAAAGGATCTATTGAAGATCTTCGATCAGAAACTTCAAGTTGATAGTATGAGTCGCATGTCAATTCGAGAAAGAGGAGATAGAGTCTCCTCACAAAGAACCCGTGTCCCTCAAAGTACTGGAGGTGTACCCCTGATGTAACCCACACCTATTAGACATGTATCAGCATCTGGTCTTTTGAAATCAGAGAGCGATAATATTATTAGTTCGACAAATAAATCTCCAACTATATCCAAAGAGATTCCTTATTTAAGGACGACATGCCGTCTTGTTTGATGAGAAAGATCACTTTTTGATGGAGAACTGAGTAGTTTTAGCTAAAAAACACAGTCAAAGTTTGGTTTGAAAAtggaagagaaagaaaagaaagaaaaggaaacgcGAGAAGAAGGAGAGGGAAGAGGAAATTGAGAGGGAAAAGGAGaaatgaaagagagaaagagaggaaagaaaagaaagaaaaggatgAGTTATTTTGGCTCCAGCAAAAGCCAGGACGAAAAGGACGGACTTCAAAAGTTGATCTCTCAGCATATGACAGAGCGGCAGCTGATGCCTATTAAAAATGTCAAGGAGCGGGAACAGGAGCATtcaaaagaagagagaaaaagcCAGAGCGAAGCGACAAAGAAAAAGCCAAGAAAGAAGGGCGTTACTATTTGAGGAAACACCAGAAAGATGAAGATGACCTGTTTTtagtaaaaagaaaaactgaAAAGAAAGGTAGTCTATTTGATGAAGAAAGTAAATCCttacaaaagaaaaatgaaaaaaagaaacaagactCATCGAAGAGCAAATCAAAATGCTCTATTTGATGATGATCTCTTTCAAGAAGAaccaaaagaaaagaagaaaaaggaacaAGAAGTAGTTCAAAAATCGTCAACACTCTTTGAGGACTCTTtagaagagagagaagacaaGATGGCAACCCAGTAAAGAAGAGAGAAAACAGATATTGTTAAGTCATTATTTGGTGATGATAGTGAGAAATTGCTAGCAAGATTTCAAATTCATCAGATGGTGGAAAAAGAGTCATCTCTGAAAAAACTGCAAAAATTATCAGAAACCCTCCCCAAACCTGCCAAAATTAGATGTTTTTGTAAGTGAACCCTTAGCAGACCCCCTGGGTGCAATGAAAGAGACAGAATCTAGAAGAAAAGTGAAAAGAAAGAGGAAATAGCTAGTCAAGTAAGGACAACTTGTTCACTGAAGATAAACCAAGATCTgacaaagaaaaaacaccacCCACTCCAGACTATCAGTCAGTAGTCGACACGGCAAAGGTCCTCCTCCTAAAACAAATCCCAAACCTCCAACACCTGCTAAACCAAAACGAAGTCGGCTGACATCATCCACAACCACTCCATCAAAAGAGAAGACTCAAGGAGATGTCAATAaagaaacagagagaaaaaaaggataATTCAGAAGATGAAATACCTGCCTGGAAGAAACGTGCGGAAAGAAGACGCAAACAGGAGAGAGAatgaagaaaaagagaaagaaattgaAAAGAAGATGCAAAACCACCAGGAAAAAACTTAAAGCCATCAAATGTGACAGATAAAGAAAGGAGATACCTGCCTGGAAAAAAACGTTTGGAAGAAAGACGCAAACAGAGAGAGAATGGAAGAAAAAGAAATCGAAAAAGAAAGACACAAAACCACcagaaaaactgaaaaaaaaaatcaagtgaAGCTAACAAGAAGAGGAGATGCCAGCCTGAGAAGAAACGTTTAGAGGAAAGACGCAAGCAGAGAGAGAATGAAGAAAAGGAGAGAGAAGTTAAAAAGAAAGACACAAAATTACCAGAAAAAGCTTTTAAAACATCAAGTGAGGCAACCAAAAGAGAGGATTATCCAGGCTGGAAAAAAAGATTGCAGGaaagacaaaaaacataaaGCTGAAAGAGGTAAATACAACCAAGAAGATGTTACAAAAAACGACGAACAAGActggagaaagaaaaaagagccCAGCTAAGGAGGACAAAGAAGGAGAAATGAAGGAGGACAACAAGAGGAAATGAAGAAGGACAAACAAGAGGAAATGAAGAAGGACAAACAAGAGGAAATGAAGGAGGGACAAACAAGAGGAAAGGAAGAAGGACAAACAAGAGGAAATGAAGGAAGACAAACAAAGAAGAATCAAAGGAGGACAAACAAGAGGAAATGAAGAAGGACAAACAAGAGGAAATGAAGGAGGACAAACAAGAAGAATCAAAGGAGGGACAAACAAGAGGAAATGAAGGAGGACAAACAAGAGGAAATGAAGGAGGACAGACAGGGGGACACTGAAAAAGAGGAAGTACCTACactaaagaaagaagaagaaagccttgaagaagaaaaaggactCTTCCATTGATAATGAAGAAGTAGCaataacaaagaaaacagaTTCTAAGGAGAAAGAGTCTGTTGAAAACAAACTACCTGTATCAAAGAAGCAAGAAGATAAGAACTTAAAAGATGAAACAATAAAGGACTCTAAGAATGAATCTGAAAAAGATATAACTTCTTGGAAGAAGAAATTAGAAGAGAAAAGACATGACAAGGAGAAAGAGGGTCAAAAAAGAGAAAGCTACCAAATCTGAGGAAGAAATGCCTGCCTGGAAGAAGAGACTGGAAGAACGAAGAAGACTGAGAGAAACGGAGGCAACAAAAGAAGACAAAAGTAAAAAGGACTCAGATATTGTTGAGAAAAAAACAGATGCAACTTTGGAAGTCAGGATGATAAAtcaaaaggaaacaaaaacaacaaaagaagaagatggaTTTACCGCCTTGgaaaaaaagatagaggagagaAGGCGTCAAGAGAATGGAGAGCTCACCAAAAAAGAGGCCAACTTCACCTTTAAAGCACTCTATCACCCACTAAGAGTGAGCCTATTAAAGGGATCACCTAAATCTTGATAAGCTCACCCcctcaaagaaaacaaaccattGATGTTCAAGTTCCATTGAAAAGGAAAACTAACCTCCTCCTTTATCGACCACAACTAAAACATTATCTTCTGACTCAGACAAACTCTCTGTCTCTAGAGAAAGGACACCATATTCTCCTTTATCTGAAGGTTCTCAAACTCCTTCAGATCGTAGCAGTAAAGAAGCTTCAACCGACCAAACCCCACTGTTGATTCCTCTCTTCCTAAGTGGAAACAAGATTTATTAGCCTAAAAGAAAGTCAGGTGGTGGTCCTATGTCCCCACCGGAGGACAGCCTCAAACAGAGTGAGAGAAGGTTGAAGTGCCAGCATGGAAGAAAGAGTTATTAGCTAAGAAGAAAGATAGTGATGTGAGAGTAAACACCTCAAtcagtatttttaaattactcATTAAAGATAATTATTAGCACTTGTAAAAAGCCAGACAATCTGTGATGATTGCCATAGTTACTGTATGTTTTCCCCTTCAGTCAT
Proteins encoded in this window:
- the LOC121366191 gene encoding myb-like protein X; protein product: MKKRNKTHRRANQNALFDDDLFQEEPKEKKKKEQEVVQKSSTLFEDSLEEREDKMATQKKKKALKKKKDSSIDNEEVAITKKTDSKEKESVENKLPVSKKQEDKNLKDETIKDSKNESEKDITSWKKKLEEKRHDKEKEGQKRESYQI